The Bosea sp. 685 DNA window CAGTTGGCCGCTGCGCAGGTCGAGCGAGCGGTAGAGCCCGTCCGCGCCTTTCAAGCGCTGCATCGCCGTCTCGCTGCGCGCGATCCACTCGCGCAGGGCCGAGGCTTCATGGGTGAAGCCGAGCTCGTCCGCGAGCGTGAGCAGATCGCGATCGGCACGCAGGAGGATCGACTGGATACCGAGATCGCAGACCCGGAAGGAGAGGGTGCGGGCGACCGACACCCCGTCCCAAGCCAGCGCCTTGGCTTCCTCGACCAGCGTCATGACGCGGTTGTAGAAATCATGGGTCGGGCGTTGTGTGGCGTCGACATGGCCGAGATCCTTGCGCAGATGCGCGACATCGACGCTCGCAACGACATGGCTCAGCGGCTCGTCCCAATCCGGCGAATTGTCCCGCCCCGATTCCCAGGGGTGAACCATGGTGACGAGTCCCGTGCCGTCGGGGTCACGGATCTCGTGCCACCAGCGATGCGAGGCGAAGAGCTTTGGAAACAAGGCCCTGATGCGCGTTGCATCGCCGGCGGAGAGATCGTGCAGCACGCGTGCGGCAGTCGCCGCCACCGGCGGCTGGGAGATGCCGGAGGTCAGCGGCTGGCGCTGGATGCCCCAGGCCTCGGGGCCGGGGTAGTAGCCCTCGGCCGGGGCGCGGAAGACGATATGCGGCACCATGCCGTCCTGCCATTGGCCTTCGAACAAGGTCTCCAGCTCGCGCCAGGCGCGGTCGAGGTCGAAGGTCGCGAAGCCCAGCGCGACGAAGGCGGAATCCCAGTTCCACTGAAAGGGGTAGACCCGGCCATTGGGCACGGTGAAGCCGCCACGGTCATTGCGGCGCAGTACGGCGCGCGCCGCGTCATCGAGATCGGTCAAAGGGGGTGTCGACAGCACAGGCTCAGGCTCCAGGATGGGTGCGACCGGTTTGCGGGTCGATCCAGACGATGCGGGTTGGGTCGAGCGCCAGGCCCAGCGTCGCGCCGGCATCGACCCGCGTGCTCGATGGGGCGACGATGCGGGCGAGATCGCCGCCGACATGGCCGGTGAGCAGCAGATGCGAGCCCATCGGCTCCGCGACCTTGACCTTGAACGGCAATCCGCTGGCGGCATCGGTCAATCCGGCGTCCTCGCCGCGGAAGCCGAGGATGATCGGCCCATCGACGGGAGCAGCCAGCGTGATGCCGCCGAGCCTGGCGCTGCCGGCGGCGGCGGTGGTGTTGACGAAGTTCATCGGCGGCGAGCCGACGAAGCCGCCGACGAAACGGGTCGCCGGCTTCGAATAGATAGTGGTCGGCGTGTCGATCTGGACGATATGGCCGCCATGCATCACGGCGATGCGGTCGGCGAGCCCCATGGCCTCGGTCTGGTCATGGGTGACATAGATCGTGGTCGTGCCGGCCTCGCGCAGCACGCTGCGCAGTTCCGCCCGCATCTCGAGCCTGAGCAGGGCGTCGAGATTGGAGAGCGGCTCGTCCATCAGTAGGACGGCGGGCTCGACGGCGAGCGCCCGCGCCACGGCGACGCGCTGACGCTGCCCGCCCGAGAGCTTGGCGGGATAGCGTTCGAGATATTCCTCGATATGCAGCAGGGCGGCGGCCTTGCGCACCTGCGCCTCGACTCGGGGCTGATCGGCGCCCTTCATGCGCAGGCCAAAGGCGACGTTCTCGAACACCGTCATATGCGGGAAGACGGCATAGTTCTGGAAGACCATGGCAAGCCCGCGCTCGGATGGCTTGAGCGCCGAGACGTCGCGCTCGCCGATCACGACCTTGCCTGAGCTCTGCACCTCAAGCCCCGCGATGATGCGCAGCAAGGTGGTCTTGCCGCAGCCGGAAGGGCCGAGCAGCGCGACGAATTCGCCATCCGCCACGGAAAGCGAGATCTCCTGCAGCGCGACGGCGTTGCCGAACTGCTTGGCGACCTTGTCGATCAGGATGCCGGCCATGGGCGCCCTCCTATTTGCTCGAGACGCCCCACATCGCGAACAGGTATTTCCTGACCGCGAAGATGAAGAGCACCGAAGGGACGATGAGGATGAAACCGCCGGCGAAGCGGTAATGCAGCGGCGATTCGGACAGGACCGCGAGCAGATAGGCCGTCAGCGTGCGCTCGCGCACGGTCAGCACCGAGGCGGCGAAGACCTCGTTCCAGGAGATCACGAAGGCGAAGATCGCCGCTGCCGCGATGCCCGGCAGAGCGAGCGGCAGCACCACCTTGCGGAAGGCCTGCCAGCGCGTGCAACCGAAAACCCAGGCCGCCTCCTCATATTCGCGCGGGATGCCCATGAAGAGCGAGGAGGTCACGAGCGCCGCGAAAGGCAGCGCCAGCGCGGTGTGGATCAGCGAGACGCCCAACGGCGTGTCGTAGAGCCCCACTTTGATGAAGATGACGGTCAGCGGCAGGGCCAGGATCGCGAGCGGGAAAGCCCGCGTCAGCAGCACCAGAAGGCGGAAGGCGCTCTGGCCCCGGAAGCTGAAGCGCGCCAGCGCATAGCCCG harbors:
- a CDS encoding MGH1-like glycoside hydrolase domain-containing protein, which codes for MLSTPPLTDLDDAARAVLRRNDRGGFTVPNGRVYPFQWNWDSAFVALGFATFDLDRAWRELETLFEGQWQDGMVPHIVFRAPAEGYYPGPEAWGIQRQPLTSGISQPPVAATAARVLHDLSAGDATRIRALFPKLFASHRWWHEIRDPDGTGLVTMVHPWESGRDNSPDWDEPLSHVVASVDVAHLRKDLGHVDATQRPTHDFYNRVMTLVEEAKALAWDGVSVARTLSFRVCDLGIQSILLRADRDLLTLADELGFTHEASALREWIARSETAMQRLKGADGLYRSLDLRSGQLSEAVTCAAFLPLYARTASQEDALALKEYLAATRAVASFSVASTDPRDKRFDATRYWRGPVWLMMNRMITDGLSGYGLSEEANTLRQDSGELVRRNGFWEYFDPRTGAGCGGPDFSWTAAMWLSWSGSPSAGQALTAL
- a CDS encoding ABC transporter ATP-binding protein → MAGILIDKVAKQFGNAVALQEISLSVADGEFVALLGPSGCGKTTLLRIIAGLEVQSSGKVVIGERDVSALKPSERGLAMVFQNYAVFPHMTVFENVAFGLRMKGADQPRVEAQVRKAAALLHIEEYLERYPAKLSGGQRQRVAVARALAVEPAVLLMDEPLSNLDALLRLEMRAELRSVLREAGTTTIYVTHDQTEAMGLADRIAVMHGGHIVQIDTPTTIYSKPATRFVGGFVGSPPMNFVNTTAAAGSARLGGITLAAPVDGPIILGFRGEDAGLTDAASGLPFKVKVAEPMGSHLLLTGHVGGDLARIVAPSSTRVDAGATLGLALDPTRIVWIDPQTGRTHPGA
- a CDS encoding carbohydrate ABC transporter permease; its protein translation is MSAPRKWLYVTGVLVLCAWVLVPIYLIGLGAMGGRMAVFKWPKSLAPTEASFTALAAFLKIEGVWNAALNSLIAASLTMLFSILLGAPAGYALARFSFRGQSAFRLLVLLTRAFPLAILALPLTVIFIKVGLYDTPLGVSLIHTALALPFAALVTSSLFMGIPREYEEAAWVFGCTRWQAFRKVVLPLALPGIAAAAIFAFVISWNEVFAASVLTVRERTLTAYLLAVLSESPLHYRFAGGFILIVPSVLFIFAVRKYLFAMWGVSSK